One Onychomys torridus chromosome 17, mOncTor1.1, whole genome shotgun sequence genomic window carries:
- the Ssbp4 gene encoding single-stranded DNA-binding protein 4 isoform X2: protein MYGKAGKGCAPSDGQAREKLALYVYEYLLHVGAQKSAQTFLSEIRWEKNITLGEPPGFLHSWWCVFWDLYCAAPDRREACEHSSEAKVFQDYSAAAPNPVMGAMAPNDAMGAGPMAPGFFQPFMSARFPGGARPSLRIPGQPPVGLPGSQPLIPGAMDPSPRTQGHPSLGGPMQRVTPPRSMASVGPQGYGAGMRPPPNSLATSQVLPSMNMGPGVRGPWASPSGNSIPYASSSPGSYTGPAGGGGAPGTPIMPSPGDSTNSSENMYTIMNPIGPGAGRANVSGGRCASPDGDPAGGGRPEPHAALCPQFPLGPGPEGPMASMSAMEPHHVNGSLGSGDMDGLPKNSPGAVGGLSNAPGTPRDDSEMAAAGTFLHPFPSESYSPGMTMSV, encoded by the exons ATGTACGGCAAAGCGGGCAAGGGCTGCGCGCCCTCGGACGGCCAGGCGCGCGAGAA GCTCGCACTGTATGTATATGAATACCTGCTGCATGTGGGGGCGCAGAAGTCGGCACAGACCTTCCTGTCCGAG ATCCGCTGGGAGAAGAACATCACATTGGGCGAGCCCCCTGGTTTCCTGCACTCCTGGTGGTG TGTCTTCTGGGACCTTTATTGCGCAGCCCCAGACCGAAGAGAGGCCTGTGAGCACTCCAGTGAGGCCAAAGTCTTCCAGGACTAT AGTGCGGCAGCCCCCAACCCTGTGATGGGCGCCATGGCCCCTAATGACGCAATGGGGGCCGGTCCTATGGCGCCAGGCTTCTTTCAG CCCTTTATGTCAGCACGGTTCCCAGGGGGTGCCCGGCCCTCCCTAAGGATACCAGGCCAG CCTCCCGTGGGCCTCCCTGGCTCCCAGCCCCTCATCCCCGGTGCCATGGACCCCTCCCCACGCACACAGG GGCACCCCAGCCTGGGAGGCCCGATGCAGAGGGTGACACCTCCGAGGAGCATGGCCAGTGTTGGGCCCCAG GGCTATGGAGCTGGCATGCGGCCCCCACCCAATTCCCTTGCCACCAGCCAGGTCCTGCCATCCATGAACAT ggGTCCGGGGGTGCGTGGCCCGTGGGCCAGTCCCAGCGGTAACTCG ATTCCCTACGCTTCCTCATCTCCTGGCAGCTACACG GGACCCGCAGGAGGGGGCGGAGCCCCCGGAACACCCATCATGCCCAGCCCTGGAG ACTCCACCAACTCCAGCGAGAATATGTATACCATCATGAACCCCATCGGGCCGGGCGCCGGCAGGGCTAACGTGAGTGGGGGCCGGTGCGCCTCACCCGACGGGGACCCCGCGGGGGGCGGCCGGCCCGAGCCCCACGCTGCCCTGTGCCCGCAGTTCCCGCTCGGCCCCGGCCCCGAGGGCCCAATGGCCTCTATGAGCGCGATGGAGCCGCACCACGTGAACGGATCCCTGG GCTCGGGCGATATGGACGGGCTGCCGAAG AACTCCCCCGGCGCCGTGGGCGGCCTGAGCAACGCCCCGGGGACCCCGCGCGACGACAGCGAGATGGCGGCCGCCGGGACCTTCCTGCATCCGTTCCCGAGCGAAAGC TACTCCCCCGGCATGACCATGAGCGTGTGA
- the Ssbp4 gene encoding single-stranded DNA-binding protein 4 isoform X3: MYGKAGKGCAPSDGQAREKLALYVYEYLLHVGAQKSAQTFLSEIRWEKNITLGEPPGFLHSWWCVFWDLYCAAPDRREACEHSSEAKVFQDYSAAAPNPVMGAMAPNDAMGAGPMAPGFFQPFMSARFPGGARPSLRIPGQPPVGLPGSQPLIPGAMDPSPRTQGHPSLGGPMQRVTPPRSMASVGPQGYGAGMRPPPNSLATSQVLPSMNMGPGVRGPWASPSGNSIPYASSSPGSYTGPAGGGGAPGTPIMPSPGDSTNSSENMYTIMNPIGPGAGRANFPLGPGPEGPMASMSAMEPHHVNGSLGSGDMDGLPKNSPGAVGGLSNAPGTPRDDSEMAAAGTFLHPFPSESVSACVDSPPAAAAGRRGLAGRPRRGGRGARARP, from the exons ATGTACGGCAAAGCGGGCAAGGGCTGCGCGCCCTCGGACGGCCAGGCGCGCGAGAA GCTCGCACTGTATGTATATGAATACCTGCTGCATGTGGGGGCGCAGAAGTCGGCACAGACCTTCCTGTCCGAG ATCCGCTGGGAGAAGAACATCACATTGGGCGAGCCCCCTGGTTTCCTGCACTCCTGGTGGTG TGTCTTCTGGGACCTTTATTGCGCAGCCCCAGACCGAAGAGAGGCCTGTGAGCACTCCAGTGAGGCCAAAGTCTTCCAGGACTAT AGTGCGGCAGCCCCCAACCCTGTGATGGGCGCCATGGCCCCTAATGACGCAATGGGGGCCGGTCCTATGGCGCCAGGCTTCTTTCAG CCCTTTATGTCAGCACGGTTCCCAGGGGGTGCCCGGCCCTCCCTAAGGATACCAGGCCAG CCTCCCGTGGGCCTCCCTGGCTCCCAGCCCCTCATCCCCGGTGCCATGGACCCCTCCCCACGCACACAGG GGCACCCCAGCCTGGGAGGCCCGATGCAGAGGGTGACACCTCCGAGGAGCATGGCCAGTGTTGGGCCCCAG GGCTATGGAGCTGGCATGCGGCCCCCACCCAATTCCCTTGCCACCAGCCAGGTCCTGCCATCCATGAACAT ggGTCCGGGGGTGCGTGGCCCGTGGGCCAGTCCCAGCGGTAACTCG ATTCCCTACGCTTCCTCATCTCCTGGCAGCTACACG GGACCCGCAGGAGGGGGCGGAGCCCCCGGAACACCCATCATGCCCAGCCCTGGAG ACTCCACCAACTCCAGCGAGAATATGTATACCATCATGAACCCCATCGGGCCGGGCGCCGGCAGGGCTAAC TTCCCGCTCGGCCCCGGCCCCGAGGGCCCAATGGCCTCTATGAGCGCGATGGAGCCGCACCACGTGAACGGATCCCTGG GCTCGGGCGATATGGACGGGCTGCCGAAG AACTCCCCCGGCGCCGTGGGCGGCCTGAGCAACGCCCCGGGGACCCCGCGCGACGACAGCGAGATGGCGGCCGCCGGGACCTTCCTGCATCCGTTCCCGAGCGAAAGCGTAAGCGCCTGCGTCGACTCCCCACCCGCGGCCGCGGCGGGCCGGAGGGGCCTGGCGGGCAGACCCCGGCGGGGCGGCCGCGGGGCCAGAGCAAGACCGTGA
- the Lrrc25 gene encoding leucine-rich repeat-containing protein 25 produces MGATRARLLWTCLLLLLALPRESGSQDLTCMVSSSHVNWTQTFSDTCLNFSGLGLSLPRTQSLKASRVQVLDLSRNKLQALPGLFFANLEKLQTLIVTHNQLVSVDQSLALRCDLELRADCSCGLASWYDIRQNNCSGEQGLLCLHSGTGAPRNLSTFLQVSCRTSLAPWTVGALVAGVIFLALAVSGSLLAWRLWGHRGASGLGLSKAQCSHASPRPVTGFLPRHSSQRRSPKAPVTPPDRSTLDYENVFIGQPAEDCSWPAPRSPSGDTDFYMNYKGDDWDPQPIYCNLESLGRAPGYNQEYVAPGR; encoded by the exons ATGGGGGCCACCAGGGCCAGGCTGCTGTGGACATGTCTTCTGCTGCTCTTGGCCTTGCCCCGTGAGTCGGGGAGTCAAGATCTCACCTGCATGGTGTCCTCAAGCCATGTGAACTGGACCCAGACATTCAGTGACACTTGCCTCAATTTCAGTGGCCTTGGCCTGTCCCTGCCAAGGACCCAGTCCCTGAAGGCCAGCCGAGTTCAAGTCCTGGACCTATCTAGGAACAAGTTGCAGGCTCTCCCTGGGCTGTTCTTCGCCAACCTGGAGAAGCTCCAAACCCTGATCGTCACCCACAACCAGCTGGTCAGCGTGGACCAGTCGCTGGCCCTGCGCTGTGACCTGGAGCTCAGGGCCGACTGCAGCTGTGGGCTGGCCTCCTGGTATGACATTCGTCAGAACAACTGCTCCGGAGAGCAGGGGCTGCTGTGTCTACACTCAGGCACTGGAGCCCCCAGGAACCTCTCCACCTTCCTCCAGGTCAGCTGTCGCACCAGCTTGGCCCCGTGGACCGTCGGCGCCCTTGTGGCAGGGGTTATCTTCCTGGCTCTGGCTGTCAGTGGATCTCTGCTGGCCTGGAGACTTTGGGGACACCGGGGGGCCAGTGGCCTTGGCCTCAGCAAAGCCCAGTGTTCACACGCCTCCCCCAGACCGGTGACAGGCTTCCTGCCAAGGCACAGCAGCCAGCGACGGAGCCCCAAGGCCCCGGTCACACCACCAGACAGGTCCACGCTGGACTATGAGAATGTCTTCATAGGCCAGCCGGCCGAGGACTGCTCATGGCCTGCACCCAG GAGCCCTTCCGGGGATACCGACTTCTACATGAATTACAAAGGTGACGACTGGGACCCTCAGCCCATCTACTGCAACCTGGAGTCCCTGGGAAGGGCCCCAGGGTACAACCAGGAGTACGTGGCCCCAGGGCGCTGA
- the Ssbp4 gene encoding single-stranded DNA-binding protein 4 isoform X1: MYGKAGKGCAPSDGQAREKLALYVYEYLLHVGAQKSAQTFLSEIRWEKNITLGEPPGFLHSWWCVFWDLYCAAPDRREACEHSSEAKVFQDYSAAAPNPVMGAMAPNDAMGAGPMAPGFFQPFMSARFPGGARPSLRIPGQPPVGLPGSQPLIPGAMDPSPRTQGHPSLGGPMQRVTPPRSMASVGPQGYGAGMRPPPNSLATSQVLPSMNMGPGVRGPWASPSGNSIPYASSSPGSYTGPAGGGGAPGTPIMPSPGDSTNSSENMYTIMNPIGPGAGRANVSGGRCASPDGDPAGGGRPEPHAALCPQFPLGPGPEGPMASMSAMEPHHVNGSLGSGDMDGLPKNSPGAVGGLSNAPGTPRDDSEMAAAGTFLHPFPSESVSACVDSPPAAAAGRRGLAGRPRRGGRGARARP; encoded by the exons ATGTACGGCAAAGCGGGCAAGGGCTGCGCGCCCTCGGACGGCCAGGCGCGCGAGAA GCTCGCACTGTATGTATATGAATACCTGCTGCATGTGGGGGCGCAGAAGTCGGCACAGACCTTCCTGTCCGAG ATCCGCTGGGAGAAGAACATCACATTGGGCGAGCCCCCTGGTTTCCTGCACTCCTGGTGGTG TGTCTTCTGGGACCTTTATTGCGCAGCCCCAGACCGAAGAGAGGCCTGTGAGCACTCCAGTGAGGCCAAAGTCTTCCAGGACTAT AGTGCGGCAGCCCCCAACCCTGTGATGGGCGCCATGGCCCCTAATGACGCAATGGGGGCCGGTCCTATGGCGCCAGGCTTCTTTCAG CCCTTTATGTCAGCACGGTTCCCAGGGGGTGCCCGGCCCTCCCTAAGGATACCAGGCCAG CCTCCCGTGGGCCTCCCTGGCTCCCAGCCCCTCATCCCCGGTGCCATGGACCCCTCCCCACGCACACAGG GGCACCCCAGCCTGGGAGGCCCGATGCAGAGGGTGACACCTCCGAGGAGCATGGCCAGTGTTGGGCCCCAG GGCTATGGAGCTGGCATGCGGCCCCCACCCAATTCCCTTGCCACCAGCCAGGTCCTGCCATCCATGAACAT ggGTCCGGGGGTGCGTGGCCCGTGGGCCAGTCCCAGCGGTAACTCG ATTCCCTACGCTTCCTCATCTCCTGGCAGCTACACG GGACCCGCAGGAGGGGGCGGAGCCCCCGGAACACCCATCATGCCCAGCCCTGGAG ACTCCACCAACTCCAGCGAGAATATGTATACCATCATGAACCCCATCGGGCCGGGCGCCGGCAGGGCTAACGTGAGTGGGGGCCGGTGCGCCTCACCCGACGGGGACCCCGCGGGGGGCGGCCGGCCCGAGCCCCACGCTGCCCTGTGCCCGCAGTTCCCGCTCGGCCCCGGCCCCGAGGGCCCAATGGCCTCTATGAGCGCGATGGAGCCGCACCACGTGAACGGATCCCTGG GCTCGGGCGATATGGACGGGCTGCCGAAG AACTCCCCCGGCGCCGTGGGCGGCCTGAGCAACGCCCCGGGGACCCCGCGCGACGACAGCGAGATGGCGGCCGCCGGGACCTTCCTGCATCCGTTCCCGAGCGAAAGCGTAAGCGCCTGCGTCGACTCCCCACCCGCGGCCGCGGCGGGCCGGAGGGGCCTGGCGGGCAGACCCCGGCGGGGCGGCCGCGGGGCCAGAGCAAGACCGTGA
- the Isyna1 gene encoding inositol-3-phosphate synthase 1: MEPAAEILVDSPDVVYGAEAIEARYEYRTTRVSREGGVLRVQPTATRFTFRTARQVPRLGVMLVGWGGNNGSTLTAAVLANRLRLTWPTRTGRKEANYYGSLTQAGTMNLGLDGNGREVFVPFSALLPMVAPNDLVFDGWDISSLNLAEAMRRAQVLDCGLQEQLWPHMESLRPRPSVYIPEFIAANQTARADNLIPGTRAQQLEQIRKDIRDFRSSAGLDKVIVLWTANTERFCEVVAGRNDTAENLLRTIQLGLEVSPSTLFAVASILEGCAFLNGSPQNTLVPGALELASQRHVFVGGDDFKSGQTKVKSVLVDFLIGSGLKTMSIVSYNHLGNNDGQNLSAPLQFRSKEVSKSSVVDDMVQSNRVLYAPGEEPDHCVVIKYVPYVGDSKRALDEYTSELMLGGTNTLVLHNTCEDSLLAAPIMLDLVLLTELCQRVNFCTDADPEPQGFHPVLSLLGFLFKAPLVPPGSPVVNALFRQRSCIENILRACVGLPPQNHMLLEHKMERPGPVSKPGEIAASSPLPHKKESTPAATNGCTGDANGHAQAPTPEVSTA, encoded by the exons ATGGAGCCCGCCGCCGAGATCCTGGTGGACAGCCCGGACGTGGTCTACGGCGCCGAGGCCATCGAGGCTCGCTATGAGTACCGGACGACGCGCGTCAGCCGCGAGGGCGGCGTGCTGCGG GTGCAGCCCACGGCTACTCGCTTCACCTTCCGCACCGCCCGGCAGGTGCCCCGGCTCGGGGTCATGCTTGTCGGCTGGGGCGGGAACAACGGCTCCACGCTCACCGCGGCCGTGCTGGCCAACCGGCTGCGCCTGACCTGGCCCACGCGCACTGGTCGCAAG GAAGCAAACTATTACGGCTCGTTGACCCAGGCGGGCACCATGAACCTGGGTCTAGATGGCAACGGCCGCGAGGTGTTTGTGCCCTTCAGCGCGCTGCTACCCATGGTGGCCCCCAACGACCTGGTGTTTGACG GCTGGGATATCTCGTCACTGAACCTGGCCGAGGCGATGCGGCGCGCACAGGTCCTGGACTGCGGTCTACAGGAGCAGCTGTGGCCCCACATGGAGAGCCTGCGTCCGCGGCCCTCGGTCTACATTCCTGAGTTCATCGCTGCCAACCAGACAGCACGTGCAGACAACCTCATCCCTGGCACACGCGCGCAACAG TTGGAGCAGATTCGAAAGGACATTCGAGACTTCCGATCCAGCGCAGGACTGGACAAGGTCATTGTGCTGTGGACCGCCAACACGGAGCGTTTCTGCGAGGTGGTCGCAGGCCGCAATGACACAGCCGAAAACTTGCTGCGTACTATCCAG CTTGGTCTGGAGGTGTCACCGTCCACACTTTTTGCTGTGGCCAGCATCCTAGAGGGCTGCGCCTTCCTCAACGGGTCCCCACAGAATACACTGGTGCCCGGTGCCCTGGAGCTGGCTTCCCAGCGCCATGTGTTCGTGGGTGGGGATGATTTCAAGTCCGGTCAGACGAAGGTCAAGTCTGTTCTGGTGGACTTCCTCATCGGCTCTGGCCTCAAG ACCATGTCCATCGTGAGCTACAACCACTTGGGCAACAACGACGGTCAGAACCTGTCTGCGCCTCTGCAGTTCCGCTCCAAGGAAGTGTCCAAGAGCAGCGTGGTGGACGACATGGTTCAGAGCAACCGCGTGCTCTACGCACCTGGAGAGGAGCCAGACCACTGC GTGGTGATCAAATACGTGCCCTACGTGGGCGACAGCAAGCGTGCCCTGGACGAGTACACCTCAGAGCTGATGCTGGGTGGCACCAACACCCTGGTGCTCCATAACACCTGTGAG GACTCGCTCCTGGCGGCGCCCATCATGCTGGACCTAGTGCTGCTCACAGAGCTCTGTCAGCGCGTGAACTTCTGCACCGACGCGGACCCCGAGCCCCAGGGCTTCCATCCCGTGCTGTCGCTGCTGGGCTTCCTCTTCAAGGCGCCGCTGGTGCCCCCGGGCAGCCCGGTGGTGAATGCACTCTTCCGTCAGCGCAGCTGCATCGAGAACATTCTCAG GGCCTGTGTGGGGCTCCCGCCCCAGAACCACATGCTCTTAGAGCACAAGATGGAGCGCCCAGGCCCGGTCAGCAAGCCAGGAGAGATTGCAGCCTCCAGCCCACTGCCACATAAGAAAGAGTCCACACCTGCTGCCACCAACGGCTGTACCGGTGATGCCAATGGGCATGCCCAGGCACCGACACCAGAGGTGTCCACTGCCTAA
- the Ssbp4 gene encoding single-stranded DNA-binding protein 4 isoform X4 has product MYGKAGKGCAPSDGQAREKLALYVYEYLLHVGAQKSAQTFLSEIRWEKNITLGEPPGFLHSWWCVFWDLYCAAPDRREACEHSSEAKVFQDYSAAAPNPVMGAMAPNDAMGAGPMAPGFFQPFMSARFPGGARPSLRIPGQPPVGLPGSQPLIPGAMDPSPRTQGHPSLGGPMQRVTPPRSMASVGPQGYGAGMRPPPNSLATSQVLPSMNMGPGVRGPWASPSGNSIPYASSSPGSYTGPAGGGGAPGTPIMPSPGDSTNSSENMYTIMNPIGPGAGRANFPLGPGPEGPMASMSAMEPHHVNGSLGSGDMDGLPKNSPGAVGGLSNAPGTPRDDSEMAAAGTFLHPFPSESYSPGMTMSV; this is encoded by the exons ATGTACGGCAAAGCGGGCAAGGGCTGCGCGCCCTCGGACGGCCAGGCGCGCGAGAA GCTCGCACTGTATGTATATGAATACCTGCTGCATGTGGGGGCGCAGAAGTCGGCACAGACCTTCCTGTCCGAG ATCCGCTGGGAGAAGAACATCACATTGGGCGAGCCCCCTGGTTTCCTGCACTCCTGGTGGTG TGTCTTCTGGGACCTTTATTGCGCAGCCCCAGACCGAAGAGAGGCCTGTGAGCACTCCAGTGAGGCCAAAGTCTTCCAGGACTAT AGTGCGGCAGCCCCCAACCCTGTGATGGGCGCCATGGCCCCTAATGACGCAATGGGGGCCGGTCCTATGGCGCCAGGCTTCTTTCAG CCCTTTATGTCAGCACGGTTCCCAGGGGGTGCCCGGCCCTCCCTAAGGATACCAGGCCAG CCTCCCGTGGGCCTCCCTGGCTCCCAGCCCCTCATCCCCGGTGCCATGGACCCCTCCCCACGCACACAGG GGCACCCCAGCCTGGGAGGCCCGATGCAGAGGGTGACACCTCCGAGGAGCATGGCCAGTGTTGGGCCCCAG GGCTATGGAGCTGGCATGCGGCCCCCACCCAATTCCCTTGCCACCAGCCAGGTCCTGCCATCCATGAACAT ggGTCCGGGGGTGCGTGGCCCGTGGGCCAGTCCCAGCGGTAACTCG ATTCCCTACGCTTCCTCATCTCCTGGCAGCTACACG GGACCCGCAGGAGGGGGCGGAGCCCCCGGAACACCCATCATGCCCAGCCCTGGAG ACTCCACCAACTCCAGCGAGAATATGTATACCATCATGAACCCCATCGGGCCGGGCGCCGGCAGGGCTAAC TTCCCGCTCGGCCCCGGCCCCGAGGGCCCAATGGCCTCTATGAGCGCGATGGAGCCGCACCACGTGAACGGATCCCTGG GCTCGGGCGATATGGACGGGCTGCCGAAG AACTCCCCCGGCGCCGTGGGCGGCCTGAGCAACGCCCCGGGGACCCCGCGCGACGACAGCGAGATGGCGGCCGCCGGGACCTTCCTGCATCCGTTCCCGAGCGAAAGC TACTCCCCCGGCATGACCATGAGCGTGTGA
- the Ssbp4 gene encoding single-stranded DNA-binding protein 4 isoform X5, whose amino-acid sequence MGAMAPNDAMGAGPMAPGFFQPFMSARFPGGARPSLRIPGQPPVGLPGSQPLIPGAMDPSPRTQGHPSLGGPMQRVTPPRSMASVGPQGYGAGMRPPPNSLATSQVLPSMNMGPGVRGPWASPSGNSIPYASSSPGSYTGPAGGGGAPGTPIMPSPGDSTNSSENMYTIMNPIGPGAGRANVSGGRCASPDGDPAGGGRPEPHAALCPQFPLGPGPEGPMASMSAMEPHHVNGSLGSGDMDGLPKNSPGAVGGLSNAPGTPRDDSEMAAAGTFLHPFPSESVSACVDSPPAAAAGRRGLAGRPRRGGRGARARP is encoded by the exons ATGGGCGCCATGGCCCCTAATGACGCAATGGGGGCCGGTCCTATGGCGCCAGGCTTCTTTCAG CCCTTTATGTCAGCACGGTTCCCAGGGGGTGCCCGGCCCTCCCTAAGGATACCAGGCCAG CCTCCCGTGGGCCTCCCTGGCTCCCAGCCCCTCATCCCCGGTGCCATGGACCCCTCCCCACGCACACAGG GGCACCCCAGCCTGGGAGGCCCGATGCAGAGGGTGACACCTCCGAGGAGCATGGCCAGTGTTGGGCCCCAG GGCTATGGAGCTGGCATGCGGCCCCCACCCAATTCCCTTGCCACCAGCCAGGTCCTGCCATCCATGAACAT ggGTCCGGGGGTGCGTGGCCCGTGGGCCAGTCCCAGCGGTAACTCG ATTCCCTACGCTTCCTCATCTCCTGGCAGCTACACG GGACCCGCAGGAGGGGGCGGAGCCCCCGGAACACCCATCATGCCCAGCCCTGGAG ACTCCACCAACTCCAGCGAGAATATGTATACCATCATGAACCCCATCGGGCCGGGCGCCGGCAGGGCTAACGTGAGTGGGGGCCGGTGCGCCTCACCCGACGGGGACCCCGCGGGGGGCGGCCGGCCCGAGCCCCACGCTGCCCTGTGCCCGCAGTTCCCGCTCGGCCCCGGCCCCGAGGGCCCAATGGCCTCTATGAGCGCGATGGAGCCGCACCACGTGAACGGATCCCTGG GCTCGGGCGATATGGACGGGCTGCCGAAG AACTCCCCCGGCGCCGTGGGCGGCCTGAGCAACGCCCCGGGGACCCCGCGCGACGACAGCGAGATGGCGGCCGCCGGGACCTTCCTGCATCCGTTCCCGAGCGAAAGCGTAAGCGCCTGCGTCGACTCCCCACCCGCGGCCGCGGCGGGCCGGAGGGGCCTGGCGGGCAGACCCCGGCGGGGCGGCCGCGGGGCCAGAGCAAGACCGTGA
- the Gdf15 gene encoding growth/differentiation factor 15 yields the protein MAMPRPPGGPQLRFLLFLLLLLLLSWPSPGDALALPERRRRAHPEEAQLDARELRGRVQDLLGRLQANRSWEDSNPEPTPGPTVWVLTPEVRRGPRGRLLLRVPAALARRLPEARRVHRARLLLPRPSRPWDVTAPLRRALSLRGPRRRALRLRLPPGRAGAPSRGARLELHLRPAAGRGRRSAHARPRDPCPLGPGRCCHLRTVQATLEDLGWSDWVLSPRQLQLSVCVGECPHLYRSASTHAQIKARLHGLQPDLVPAPCCVPSSYTPVVLMHRTDSGVSLQTYDDLAARGCHCA from the exons ATGGCCATGCCGCGGCCTCCGGGCGGCCCGCAGCTCAGGTTCCtgctgttcctgctgctgctgctgctgctgtcctggcCGTCGCCGGGGGACGCGCTGGCACTGCCCGAGCGGCGGCGACGCGCCCACCCGGAGGAGGCGCAGCTCGACGCGCGGGAGCTACGAGGCCGCGTCCAGGACCTGCTGGGCCGGCTGCAAGCTAACCGGAGCTGGGAGGACTCGAACCCGGAACCCACCCCCGGCCCGACGGTCTGGGTACTCACTCCAGAAG TGCGGCGGGGCCCGCGCGGCCGCCTGCTGCTCCGCGTCCCGGCGGCGCTGGCGCGGCGTCTCCCCGAAGCCCGCCGCGTGCACCGAGCGCGGCTCCTGCTGCCGCGGCCGTCGCGGCCCTGGGACGTCACCGCGCCGCTGCGGCGCGCACTCAGCCTCCGGGGACCGCGCCGCCGCGCACTGCGCCTGCGCCTGCcgccgggccgggccggggcgCCCTCTCGCGGCGCGCGCCTGGAACTGCACCTGAGGCCGGCCGCCGGCAGGGGGCGCCGCAGCGCGCACGCGCGCCCCAGAGACCCCTGCCCGCTGGGCCCCGGGCGCTGCTGCCACCTGCGGACCGTGCAGGCCACCCTCGAGGACCTGGGCTGGAGCGACTGGGTGCTGTCCCCGCGCCAGCTGCAGCTGAGCGTGTGCGTGGGCGAGTGCCCCCACCTCTACCGCTCGGCCAGCACGCACGCGCAGATCAAGGCGCGCCTGCACGGCCTGCAGCCCGACCTGGTGCCCGCCCCCTGCTGCGTCCCCTCCAGCTACACCCCGGTGGTCCTCATGCATCGGACGGACAGCGGCGTGTCCCTGCAGACCTACGACGACCTGGCGGCCCGGGGCTGCCACTGCGCATGA